The following proteins are encoded in a genomic region of Rattus rattus isolate New Zealand chromosome 2, Rrattus_CSIRO_v1, whole genome shotgun sequence:
- the Leng9 gene encoding leukocyte receptor cluster member 9: protein MEASADSSEASAACRFFLEGRCRFGARCRQPHPGAPAPSPEVAQPEAGSKKPALRTAADVIRRIRWDPRLDPADFSVGYTDRFLGVQEEPFSAFCWDEPLAALGPGVLAVPQHRIRYFRFRGRLVWDRASRTDLIFGSGSVAGRGPTILDALDDRDEHWREVKPEIPDTEKTGVGFEDLDTQGAPEEGGGNPTTTGLDTGLETQEEGGAIKETRTGLDSGLETPEEGGTIKEARTELDSSLERLEIDGPTKETVLNGTTELETPDPSTCCSGVKEILNSVQVPKATVLSQWQVQVLETSGSADEMESVWDPGAWPDDRRAPRKPRPTHFVALMVTEPGLRAEVVKAQEHLVRIAPYCAEFLVPAQALHLTVVLLRITGPGEEAAAVRALRRAILKPGLQAPSELQFRDLILLGHHVLCATPSPTLASMVQTLNQRLEAEGLRVVQLPELQPHLTLAKVPHGTQVCLPKPEYILNEELGRQPLEKLWLCRMGRAGQSYLPLAQIPLN from the coding sequence ATGGAGGCCTCGGCCGATTCCTCTGAGGCCTCCGCCGCCTGCCGCTTCTTCCTAGAGGGCCGCTGTCGCTTTGGTGCGCGCTGCCGTCAGCCACATCCCGGGGCCCCGGCGCCGTCCCCCGAGGTTGCGCAGCCTGAGGCCGGGTCTAAGAAGCCTGCTCTGCGTACTGCTGCTGACGTCATCCGGCGTATCCGCTGGGACCCGCGCCTGGACCCCGCTGACTTTTCTGTGGGCTACACTGACCGCTTCCTGGGTGTGCAGGAAGAGCCATTCAGTGCCTTTTGCTGGGACGAGCCGCTAGCAGCGCTCGGACCCGGCGTGTTGGCAGTGCCGCAGCACCGCATTCGCTACTTCCGCTTCCGCGGCCGCCTGGTGTGGGACCGTGCCTCCCGTACTGACCTTATTTTTGGCTCGGGCTCTGTGGCTGGACGGGGACCCACCATCCTCGATGCTCTGGACGACCGGGACGAGCATTGGAGAGAGGTTAAGCCAGAAATTCCGGACACAGAGAAAACAGGGGTGGGTTTCGAGGATCTGGACACCCAGGGTGCCCCTGAGGAAGGGGGTGGAAACCCGACCACGACTGGGCTTGATACGGGCCTAGAGACACAGGAAGAGGGTGGGGCAATCAAAGAGACCAGAACTGGGCTTGATTCGGGCCTAGAGACACCCGAAGAAGGTGGGACAATCAAAGAAGCCAGAACTGAGCTTGATTCCAGCCTGGAGAGACTGGAAATAGATGGGCCAACCAAAGAGACGGTACTGAATGGGACCACTGAGTTAGAAACACCAGACCCAAGCACATGCTGCTCAGGAGTAAAGGAGATCTTGAACTCTGTACAAGTGCCCAAAGCCACAGTGCTTTCACAGTGGCAGGTGCAGGTCTTGGAAACTTCAGGTTCTGCAGACGAGATGGAAAGTGTGTGGGATCCAGGTGCTTGGCCTGATGACAGAAGGGCCCCTCGCAAACCCCGGCCTACACATTTTGTGGCACTAATGGTGACAGAGCCTGGGCTTAGGGCTGAGGTGGTCAAGGCCCAAGAGCATCTGGTCCGGATTGCCCCTTATTGTGCCGAGTTCCTGGTACCAGCACAGGCCCTGCACCTGACAGTGGTCTTGCTAAGGATAACAGGCCCTGGGGAGGAGGCTGCAGCGGTTAGAGCTCTTCGGAGAGCCATCTTGAAACCAGGGCTTCAGGCACCCTCCGAGTTACAGTTCCGTGACTTGATTCTTCTGGGCCATCATGTGCTCTGTGCCACACCTTCCCCAACACTGGCAAGCATGGTCCAAACACTGAATCAGAGGCTAGAGGCCGAAGGGCTTAGAGTGGTGCAGCTGCCAGAACTACAACCACACCTCACGCTGGCCAAAGTACCACATGGAACCCAGGTCTGCCTCCCCAAGCCTGAGTATATCTTGAATGAGGAGCTAGGAAGGCAGCCCCTAGAGAAACTCTGGCTGTGCAGaatgggcagggcagggcagagctaCCTGCCCCTGGCTCAAATTCCCCTGAACTGA
- the Cdc42ep5 gene encoding cdc42 effector protein 5 has translation MALLKQVGPAQPKKRLERGALSISAPLGDFRHTLHVGSSGDAFGDTSFLSRHGVGPLPEAGAPPVVAPHSVPPPAVPQASVPSLRVPSPADPLLSFHLDLGPSMLDAVLGVMDAERGETTATKPNGDALTGMQHPNAHCCSNADFQLDDVIGL, from the coding sequence ATGGCGTTGTTGAAGCAGGTGGGCCCTGCACAGCCCAAGAAGCGACTGGAACGTGGAGCACTCTCTATCTCAGCACCCCTTGGAGACTTCAGGCACACATTGCACGTGGGAAGCAGTGGCGATGCCTTTGGAGATACCTCATTCCTGAGTAGGCACGGGGTTGGTCCACTTCCGGAGGCTGGAGCCCCACCAGTTGTGGCCCCACATTCTGTCCCTCCACCTGCAGTTCCACAGGCCTCTGTGCCTAGTCTCCGAGTTCCTTCACCTGCAGACCCGCTACTGTCCTTCCACCTGGACCTGGGCCCCTCTATGCTGGACGCAGTGTTAGGCGTCATGGACGCGGAGCGCGGCGAGACAACGGCCACCAAGCCCAATGGGGATGCCCTCACTGGAATGCAGCATCCCAATGCCCACTGCTGCTCCAATGCTGACTTCCAGCTGGATGATGTCATTGGTCTGTAG